The Solenopsis invicta isolate M01_SB chromosome 1, UNIL_Sinv_3.0, whole genome shotgun sequence DNA segment CATGAAAGATGGAGTCTCCACCGTCTTAAAAGCGAGGGTGTCTGGTCTCTCTTTCGGTTCCACGAACATCGTCAAGGAATTCAGTCTGTTATTGTTATCCAATCCAACCGGCAATGAATTAGGTCTATTCGGTCTCGCCGCGGCCACCGTCGTATCGCCTTTCACAGATTCGGCGGCAAATTGATCCTCGACCGCAAGATCGGCCTTTATCACGGGTTTTATATCTAATGGGGACGAGGGGCGTAGTGAACGACGACAGACCGTTCTGTGGGCTTCCAAAATAAATTCCAGTTCCTCTTTGACTTGCTTCAGCTGATCGATCTCCTCCTGCAAGCTCTGTTTTTTCTGTTCCAAGCCCTCGgtttcctataaaaaaaaaagacgcatACATATAGTAGTAATGTGTGTGCAGAGTGTGGGTGAAGAATTTCTTTTTCTGGGGACACACTCGTAACTTTTCAAACATTGGTAATCTATAACTTGAAACTATATTTTCACAAACAATTCTGCTCTTATTCATTAAACTACTTGCAGTATCTAATGCTGTTAATATTCTAACATTGTATTCATAATTCGCATACTTACTTCGAGTAGGGCATTGGTGTGATCCATTCTTCGCTTGCGGCATCTCGCCGCTGCCATCTTGTTCCTTTCGCGTCGGATTTGTCGCCTCTCCTCCTCCTCGGGGGTCATCCCGATCGTTCTGGTGGGTCGCCTACCACCCATATTGCGTCTAACTGGCTGCTGCGggtgctgctgctgttgttgttgttgttgcggCTGTGTTTGTTGCTGGGTCTCGATAAGGGTGGTCGTCGGTGCCGGGAGATGTACCGCCGTTGTGTTCTGCGTCTGTGCCGGGGTCGGCTGCGACGGTTCGACCAGCGGCGGCACGAAGCCGGCCTCGCGACTGTGTGACGCCGACTCGCTCGTCAGCTCCAGGAACGTCTGCTCGATGCTGCGGAGGGTGGTCGGCGTCAGCGTCGGCGTCGTCCTGGTCGGCACGCCGCTGTGCAGCCCGTCCAGAGATACCAGCtacaacacagagataatggaacATGTTGAAAGTGTATTTAaagaatctttaaaaatatttatctttgctCTCTAAATATCGTTGGATGAAATGTCACTCTAACcgagtgaaaattgagcttgttcAATTAATCGGGTGATTTGTCTCCAATAAGAATGAAAAATCACTCTTAGAAATCTTATTTAATctgataaatgtgaatttcGAGTCTTATGGAAAGGCAAATCACTCGAATAATGGCTCAATTTTCATTCGACAACATTTAGAGACtttcttcttaattataaataaagtatagtATAATCTGAttttacacagagaaaaaaaattattaatttgactaaatttttcaattcaattaaattttttcaattcaactatttatgtatttgacttaaatacataaaagatttgaatttcagtttaggcaatttatatatatttaacttaattacaaatatatttaattttaatatataaatgtttaaactaaagaaattcaatcaaattgaaaaatttagtcaagtttacaacttttttctcaatgcacCAAAGTGTCAcgagattaataaaaaaaactatatataaatatatataagcgatttgtatattttatattagtacaAGTTAACTGTTTACTTCTTTTCCGTCTGCCGTTCCAGTTTCGTCTGGAATCACAGAAAATGACGAACCACTCGACTTCGCGGGGTAAAATTTTCTGCGGCGTATTCTTTCGCAGGAAAGAAACTGCTACTAACGTAGGCGCGGTATCGCGTTATCTTTGACTTTCCAGGTCCGATATCAGCCAGTTAATCTCGCCAAGATGGCTCGATAAAAATATCCGTGATCCAATAGCCGATAACATATCGTCGTGCCTGCCACATAGATCGTTCAAAGTTACGATCGCGcgttgttattgaaaaattacaagACGATCACGTCTAGCGACTTAATTCGCGAAAATAGCCGCGTATCTTTTCCTAGCATTCCGCGTCCCAGGCGGTAATTTACAAACGCCGCGCCAGTGGTGGTACACGTGCGTTATAACGTTGCGCAATACTGTAATTCGCATCGAATTAAAAACGTCGTTTCcatgcggcggcggcggcggcggcgacggcaagACGATAAAAAAGATTCGCGGTCACTCGAACGCGATTTCACCGAGAAAGAGAGGGAGTGATGAGGGGAGGCAGGGGGAAGGGACACGGACTTTACGAGCCCGTCGTTCTCCCTAACTACGACGGTATTAACGAGGCACCTCGAATCGCAGCTCACGTAGCGACAACCTCGCGCGCCATTATCGCGCCGCCAATCGCCAGTCGTCGGGGACGTAATCTATACGCGTTGCGCGTTTCCCAGAAAACACAAAAGGACGCAGGAAGGAAAAGAGAAGCCCCGCGGCGTCCTTCGCTCTCTCGCGCGGGAGAGAAGACGTGCCGCGCGCGGCTCGTTATCATTTCTAAAATTACGATTCGCCATCCTTCGGCCGTTTAACGAAGACCGTCGCTGCCGTCTCTTCTTTGCCACGTCGAATCGCCACGGACGTTAATTAAGAAGTACGAAGGGGCTAAAATATTTCTACGATGAAAGACGTTTAAATCAATGCACCGATATGTGCGCTCAGTGCATTTCCATTTTCAGAAATTTcatcttaattaattaaaaaaaaactaattgtcTTAAAACCCTCCATGGTCCAACCGGGGATTTAAAGACCTaggcaaatttttaattattctgcctcaaatttataaaaaaaaataaaaaataaaaaaaaatgaaaaacgtttCGGGTTAAACAATTATGAAATAGTATTCTGAAATGTTAGAAGAGTGTGCcaacatttttttagattttttaaaacctaaaatctttttaaaaacagTATCAAACACCAGTGGACtaaaaaaagcagaaaaaaacCGTCGGACCACTAAGAGTTAACTATCTTCTATTTGTAACCCTTTCCCTACTATCCTGTATTTCGTGTTCGATCGATTCTTGTTCGTTTTACGCAAGTTCGAtagattatatacattttattttctaaagcaaagtttcaacatttgttCTGAAAAGCTGAAACtatgttcgtgaatttttttagattttttgaatcattttaaataGGTAAAAACAAGGAACAGATTCGAGATACTCAGGATGGTAGAAATGGGACATCATTTTGAGCGTGGTATCGTAAGGGTTAAATTTCTAATTCTAATCAATAAAATGTGAAGcaacaataatttttcacaagTGATGTACACCTCGATATAATAAAcctttcataatttttcatgaTTTCTTATGCGTTTCAAAGAACAAACTACTGCGTTAaatatcgttattttttttttatgacatacCTACATATAGAATGTGTCTATGCAAATGTTATGTTATATACGCAGTATCGATTAATGCATCTCTTTCGACGAGATCACGGTCCAAGACGAGGGAAAATACCGTAGGCAGACGCTTTAAGTGTCATCGCTAAAATTACTTAGCGCAGCCCGGAGCGGCTTCGCCGATTTCGGCCGTCATCGTTTGGCCACCCACCGACCGGCCGGCCGGCCACGCTTCTTTCGCCCATCGCGAACCATCGCGCGGAGAACCTCAGGAATGTCCGGAGCGATAAACTTAGGCGTTACCGAATCGTGTCCGTGCGCGTAGCGGCGTCACGGTCACTGGAATTCCGATCCTGCGCGAGAAAGTGTTGAAGGCAATCCTAGAAATTACAGAAACTGCCCGGAGCGATCCCTCGATCGATCGACAAAGATCGTCATGTCAGCCTTTTCCCTCGCTCGGTACTAGTAATATTCCATTATTTACTAATTCATTAGTGCGCTTTGAAACGATATCGTGCCGCGAAGTAATGTTGCAATTCAAAATAGTTTTTAAGGtagcaaaaaaattgttagtcaaatactattattattaataataacgattttatagaatttgactaataattttttttgctatctTACGAATTTTTTTGAGTTGGAACATTTTACTTTGTGGCACGATATCGttctaattttaaacttttataaaattgcaaaattgcaaattttatacgagatgacaatacataataatgtaACATCTGttaattgtgattttatatgcCTAATAGAGTTGCGCAACTTCGTCTTTTATGGCTTATCTGACAAACTTGTATAGCTccataaagaaaattattcaatcatattttataatagaattttataatagaaatgcgattggataattttctttatgcatatggcTATGCAAACTACGCTTGTTTGGCTCTTGAAAATCAACTTTTATCGATTCTGATCCTGCGATCAATATAATATGTTGATGGTAATGTTCCACTCCACGTACAGAGAAACTTTGAAGATATTAAATTGTCAAAGCGAAACATCTCTcgtcaatcattttttttttgtttttaaatttgttagtCATGCCTTTTCAGATCTTGATCAATTGCGTCGATCTCCGCGGGTCACGATCTTAATTTATTGCGGCATCTTTCGGCGTGGGCACCTTAACGATTTGGCACGGCGGAGAATTTACGATCGCAAGGAACGGAGAAGTTCGTTATATCGCATTGCCCGAGTTATTATCGGAAGATGAATTTCGGAGATCTTCGAGAACGAATCGGCTTATCGAACGCTATTTGCTCTCCGCCGAAAACTGAAACGGCAACGAAATCGACAAGATAACCGTAATTTAATGTGACGAAAGAACAATAGTGAGACAAATTGAGAAATCTGGAATCATCTAGTTTTCTaaccaaaattaaatataacgaaaaagaaatttgtataaaaagaattagTAAAAAGATATTTGGCAGGGAGAGATGGCTTCTTATTTATGATTATCGCCGAACTGACGGCTTCCGGCCGTTCTCGACGGCCTTCGGGCCGTTCACCTTGCTCCGCATTGTTCGTCGCAGGATCACTCGAACATCATTCTTTCGAACGAGTCATTATATGCGCGTGTATCGTAGCGTCGACAAGTCTTCCCTCGTCTGAACGTGAATCACATTCGTACACCGCGCGCGACGACCTCATCCCCCTTCCCCCTTTGGCAGCTTTGTCCGAGCGTATTTCAATACTACGTATACGTCACGCGAtgcacaataataaatatatacatacatacatataatatatatacacacaaaatGCACCTGTACATATGACTCGAGTAGAGAAAAGAAAGGATGCGTTCctcttttctattatttaattataaaatctatgTGTCAACAATGATACTTCAAAGTACAAAACAgttaaattcgtaaaaaaaactCGCGACTTTCACGAATTAAAGATACAAATGACGAATTTTACGcgagaaatatatttcaataaaattttaaccttCCGTAGACATCGTTGAATTTCATTGCTTAGTTAGACATAGTAGGTCGCTGAGGGAACGTTGTTTTTCAAAAGGTTTTTAAACtcgaaaaaatctgaaaaaattctagtatactctttcaatatttagaaatacgATTTTAGACTTACTTAATCCGAAAACGTTTCTTAGTTTTCGTACGTGTCCGAATTTAAGgccaaataatttgaaataaaaaaaatcttaggTCTTAAAAGATATTCGCAAGAGTTAATAATTCATTGCGTCTAATGCAATTTTTTCTACACGGAAATCTGCTCCGAATTGGAGTATGTACTACAAGAAAAAATGCAAGGCCTTTATTTTGCGGCAGCACCCATCGACGTCCGATAACGTCGGTATTCCTCGCAAACACATCCGCGGGAATGTAACGAAAAATCTTGTTTACTCGCAGCGAACTACGCACGATTTCGCGAATCACTATCTATCCGCGTTTCAGCGGAATTTCCTCCTGCGAGATGGAGCAAGAAACGCGCGCGACGTCGCACTTTTTTTCACAAAGCCGACGGCTGTTGGCATGCACGCGCGTCTTCCGTTTTGCGATGCggttgctcgctcgctcgcacgcacgctcgTTCACGTCCACACATGTGCGCACACGTGCGACGACCAACGAcgacacacacgcacgcacgcacgcacgcacgcacgcacgcacgcacgcacgcacgcacgcacgcacgcacgcacgcactcactcacgcacgtacgcacacgTATGCCGGACACGTATGACGGGCGCGCGCACGCGGTCCGcgattctataaataaatatgtgttcGTTCTGTTCTCTCTAATCTGCCCTGAGCGCGCGTTGCAAGTCTGCGGACAAAGGGCGATATCAGCCACCAGAAAATCATTGCGAAACGCGTATCCAGATAATAGCCGCCGCTCGTTCCCGCTCGATTCGCTCCGAAATGCGGCGGCGAGGAGCGCACAAAAGCGAAGAAGCGCCCACCACATCGCACCGCGCATCGTATCGCCACTCGTGTAATTCTACACCGCGGAAAATAGATCCTCGCCTAGAACGTCGCTTCCAGAGCGAGGACGATAGACTAATTGCGCGATCGAATCCAGAAAGCACGCTCGTGGACGCTTTATGCTATCGCGACCGAGATACCGTGCGCGATATACGACGCTCGAGATATAAATCAATCGAGACGTGATGCATAGGGGCCTGTAATTGCTGTCATCACAATACAAATTGCAGTCATGAATGCGTTGTGTGTACGTATGTTAAAAATACAGTATGTTACTATCTTATTATATCGTTATTGTATACaagcacggaaagaacaattttgctgaaatgcaAATGTGAAGATAATTACGTTAAGAAAAAGTGGTGTCGGATGTTTAATTTGGTtgctggaatgtcaaaactgtgtGCAGCATCATTATCATACTTGGGcgtcctacgtaattattttcatggcCAAAATTACTTTgcgatctgtatctagctaaatttttagatgctgcaacgaaattgttctttccgtgtgctaatttttgaaaatacgaGAATTAGATCTGTTGGAAATTTGCAACTGTATCAACGACGGATTGGCGATATTTGTTGGAAACGTCGCGACGCGCAGATTAATGGCCTTCGCGTGCGCAGGTCTAAAAATGATTGAAACGTTTTGCAATTTCGTCGAGTCCATagcatattatctttttaactaGACAGTCTTGAAAAAATCGCCACGTTGAAAAAAGTGTTTTGCAATTTAAATGCGAGAAGTCGAGTTAAAAATTAAGCTACgatgatattttttcatttcaaaataTGTTTATTCTACGAATTTCCCTCAAAGATTGATGGCACGAAAAAGTGgatttagtatttaatattgtagACGTCAGATTAATTTCGAATACATAAAGCCTGAACGTATTAAATAATCGATCAACCgacaataaattacaaattagatTCTATTCGTGTTTTACGGCTATCCCTGCCAGGCTTATTAATCAAACGATCGACATAATTCTCGCGATGGTTTCATCGAGGCGGGTGGAACTTCCAATAATATTGCACAATGTTGCACAATTCCCGCTCGTTCACATCGCAATCATCATCCCGCATAAgccgttcgctcgctcgctcgctcgctcgctcgctctaaGGCGAGCTTTCTCTCCTTCAAGTTCACAGGAATTGCGCGATTAGCTCGCTGTTTCGTTACACGCGAGCGAACGAACCGTGACGACGACTGGTGGATCGGCTGATCTTTCGGCGaaagcgtcgtcgtcgtcgtgcgaTCTGACGATTCACGATCGCAATTAATCGAGCGCCGTGAATGAAGCGGCCTCTCATCGCGCTCCGAAAGCGCGCCAGCCGTCGCGTTTATTTTCAGATCAGAAATGATCCGTCTCTCCTCGCCTCTTCGAGGCCCTTTCCGAGTCGACAAAGAGCCACTTTATTCGCGCCACGCGATCACAATGAGATCGAATGTCGCTCCCGTCAAAATGTATCCACATCGAAGTTTACATGACATCGTCGATGCGTGCggtaaacatttttcaaattctcTCTCGCTCGCAACGTATCGAGAACAATATTAGGTAATAAGAAAGGCATTTATTAGATGATGAGAATAAACAGagattttcttttagaataaaattagtTTCTAATTTGTGTTTACTCCAAgaagtttcaaataaataaaaattgcgtCGTTTATCTTGTACTTGTTGAAGATTAATTATCTTTCGCTTATTCCAGAAAAAGTTCAGGCATTATCGCAAGTTTAAGCGAaatgttttatgaaattaaattcaatgtagCGAACAAGCTGATTATCTGTTCTGAAATAATGTGTTTTGCCATTTATATTTCGAACACTTGTACGAATTAACGCTAATATACTTTGCTTCGTAAAGATATTTGGAGTAAAGATATTTGGAAGTCTCGACGCTCGGGAGATGGTTACCTGCTGATAAAGCAATTCCTGCGCGAGTATATTCGCAATGTCGACTGGGTCCATGGCGGTGGCTGCCATAGCTCGAGGGATCGGTTATTCGTTCAGTGTTCGTTTGTTCGTCGTCGAAAATATGATACGGTGAGATAGTGAGAGATAATGCGTGCGTGAAGTCGAGGGAAGGGAAACGGGGAAAGGGGAAAGGGGTTAACAGCGGGATCGAGAAAGCGGAAATAAGTAATGAAGAATAAATGATATCTCAGTCGATCGTTCGTTCGTAGGATCGTTCGGGCGTCGGTGTGCGCTTTTCGTCGTTCCACCCCCAATCTCGATTCGCACCCCCTCCTTTGTAACCGCACCACCCTCGTGCGCTCGTTTCTTCTCACTTGTCGAAGAGTTCGTCGTTCACCACTGCGTCTTCCACCGACGCCTCTTTAACACTGAGCGAGCGACGCCGACGCCGCTCGTTGTGGCCTTACGCGACGACGAAACCTATCCTAAAAATAACCTTCGAATTTCGAGTATGTGCGCTCCGCGATGAACGCgacgagggagagagaaaggaaaggaTGGGGGAGAAATAACATTTCGCAGCTTCGTCGGTCTCACGTGCATGGACCATTGACcgctaaaaaaattttcgcaCTTACGAACCCACCCGTGTATCGTTTCTAAAAGACAATTGATCGCAATTGGATTAGATTGCGAACAGAGAATAAGATATCAGCgtaagaatttgaaaaaaaagcgaaaaagatcaatgtttttaaacataataattaatttgtttatgtaGTTATCATTGTTACATTTATGTTTAGAATTGTACGTACGCATTTTATAGTGATACGTTTATAGCGATACGTTTTAGTGATAAACATCTGTTACTTGATATTCAACAGATACAAGTTTCGATTGTTTTTGTAATCTATAGCTGTTTGTATCCATAGCTGGAAATTGCGGAGAAAAAAAACTGAGTCGACGAACCGGCGACTTTGTTCCCGATCAGTGGTTTTTCCCACTGCACGCAAATTCCCTGTTACGCGGCCGCTCGCCGTCTGGAGGGCCTTAATTAGTTCGAGTTCTAAGTTTAACACCTGTGTAGGATCgtttgtcgtcgtcgtcgtcgtcgtcgtcgtcgtcggtacTCGCGGATACGTCGACTTGGGACCTGAGCCAAAAAATCTTCCGCCACTGGCGATCTCAAGCGTGTAACGCTTCAATTTGAAGATATCAAAAAGAGGCGTAAATTAATGACCAATCGCAACACTCACATACTTTCGCATCGGCAGATACAGAAACAAATTCATCTAATTGTAAATTAGACCCGTCAGCttgttcaaataattatcaaattaattttaacaaaaatagagCAATTGTAAAACAAGATCAATTCAACATCTGTAATAGTCTTAGAAAATTGGTATTCTGTAAAAACATGtatctaaaagaaaaaacaaaataattttaaatataaaatatgtttatccGCATGTTTTTTTTCGCTCTAATTTATGCGATGTTTTTAATATACCGGAGAAACGAGCAGAGAAGCGAAGACTCAAAACGATCGCGTCATGCTGGTTGGAGTTGTTTGTCTATCTCGCTGGACATTTCCAGGATGCAGCTTCCTCGTATCATGTCGTTAAGAAGCTGATGTGGCGCCTCGACGATagcgttttattttaaaaatattttggacTGCTGTTTTCCGTCATTTAAATACACAAATGTCAAAAAATGGCattgataaaatcaataaacGTAATCATTTGGATCTAATTAAActtgtaagaatataaaattaaaaaatttaaaacagctcataaatatttttgcaataaactatAAAAGTTAACTAcagtatcataaaataaattaaagaatcttTTTTACATGCATGATTTGCATTTCTCTTATCAGGATGGTTTGTTAAAACCTGTTCACATTCGTGCCATTCCAAAGGACGGTTCTATGAAACGATATAGATATTCAAAGCCAGACTTATCTCGCCTCGATATGAAAACACGTGGCAACCAGGTTATGATAAACAATCCGTGTGTTTGACCAGCCGAGCCTGTCACGGGTTTCGCCAACACTAAACACATATCGCTGTAACGCGACCATTGCGTGTGAAAAGATTACCGTACCTATAACGTTGCTGGAAAAATTCAACGAagtatatatcaatttttagtGCGagtgttcaaaattttttttaagttaaaggaGAAAAGGAAACGAGGTTTCAACATTTTCTACGATCTTTCAAAATGGATACAGCTTCGCTGCATTTTCGTTGCATTTTTATTGAATTCGTATACTTTCtaaaatttcattactttttattgttatattaattttacgttatttCTTAACTCTCTCGttatttacttttgttttttctcCTACGTGAAATTGCTACATATAAAATATCgcatattacttaaataaattgtaacaagTAAATAAGTGGTAGCGAACAAAGGTTGGCATTATTCTTGGCGTAAACCAGTCGTCATTGGATCACCTCTTTTTATCGGATCATGTTCGTGGCCGaagattacatttatttttatgtaatgcaACGCGCGATTACGCAACGAACAGTAAATCGGCATCAACCGAGGAATATTTACTTGTGCGTCTAGCGtattctctcgctctctttcgctctttttTTCGCTGCCCTTCGCACACGCGGTTAATTATGCCACTAGATATTACGCGGTAAATAATAACGCAACTACGTCAGAATAGCGTGTTGTACGCGATCGCCGGAAAAAGCGCGGTTGAAAGCCGCCACCGCTGTGGCCGCACAAGAGCTCAACCTTGGATAACAAAGAAACCTCTATCTTTACTTCCATTTTTGCCGTTTTTAACGTTTCCGCTCGCGAGACCCGATGCCTTCTTTAATACCCGATTTCGCAACTCGCTCTCAATGGAGATAATGACAAACGACAAACAGAGCATAAATACGTCATTTTCCGCTTTACTCCATTGTATTTATGTACGTATTTCCAATTCGTCTCGCGCGGAGACATTCTTAATGCCGTGGGATATCATAACTCTTCCCGTGAATTCATTATGCTTTCCAATGATCAATAGAAAAAGAATTCAAAGTTAACGATGAATAAATCATTCCTATCGTATAAATGTCGTTCGCACGCATATGTTATGAGTTCATAGCGAGTTTCCGTAAGTTGAAAGGACGGTTTTCTTTCCACGATGCGAACGTGTCGATGCCAGCGGCAGACCGAGAACAAAGAATGTAAACATGATAACGGGCGTATGCGCGAGTGGTGTGTTTCGAATGCATCGCAACGACGAGCCCGTGTGCGCGTGAAGTGCAGCGTATGCAGATAGCGAAGTGTATTGCGCTTACAATTGGAGGAAAATCCACAATTTCATGTGTGACGACAATTGAAGTGCGATTGAAAGAAACGTGAACGCGGAGTAAGAATAAAAAGTCCATTACATTTAACGAGTGAGATATTGAGAAAAATGCGGCATTAAATCGAGAAGAAACGAGAAGCTAATTGTACGAGATTGCGCAACACGAACGCAATGtctatttattcttgttttatcGAGTTCGGCGCAGGAAGGAACTTGCGAGCGCGAACGTTGGCGCGATATTCGGAAAAACACAGATGTGCAGCGCGATTGGGAATTTCCCGGAAGATCGTGTTGGTTAAATCGGCACGTGATTTCCGAGGCTCTCGGGCCGCAACCGACGGACAATGTCGCGAAACTGACAATCTCTACTCCGCGGACGGATTTTGTTCGAGTTAATTTCTTCAAGTCGTTGCGACAATTTCGCATCGTGCCACTTACTAAAATGCAACGTTTGACTCGTCGAACAGATGCATGCGAGACATGCCATTATGCGCTGCGATTATCTAACATGATGTGACGTCAATCAACGCGGCGATGTCATCACTCGGTTCTTTTTCTTCAAATCGACGGCAAACGATATCGCGGAATCGCACGTTCGGCAAATATTGCGATAGCACGTTGCGACTCAATATCAATTTATCCACTCTCGAAAACGAATGCAACggttaaaaattgattttacttgCGAGATAATCGCCGTTCGCAGA contains these protein-coding regions:
- the LOC105197939 gene encoding transcription factor kayak isoform X3 is translated as MAATAMDPVDIANILAQELLYQQLVSLDGLHSGVPTRTTPTLTPTTLRSIEQTFLELTSESASHSREAGFVPPLVEPSQPTPAQTQNTTAVHLPAPTTTLIETQQQTQPQQQQQQQQHPQQPVRRNMGGRRPTRTIGMTPEEEERRQIRRERNKMAAARCRKRRMDHTNALLEETEGLEQKKQSLQEEIDQLKQVKEELEFILEAHRTVCRRSLRPSSPLDIKPVIKADLAVEDQFAAESVKGDTTVAAARPNRPNSLPVGLDNNNRLNSLTMFVEPKERPDTLAFKTVETPSFMKPSMDVAGMPITTPTSGIPFNFESLMEGGTGLTPVSTPLIPSCSTQQRSNLSAVDLSSPDANPPKLVSL
- the LOC105197939 gene encoding transcription factor kayak isoform X1, which gives rise to MTQRVPSAGYYDNIIEDHSYTMFSMYPPTTNVVDHWQLMKEDNSMLVSLDGLHSGVPTRTTPTLTPTTLRSIEQTFLELTSESASHSREAGFVPPLVEPSQPTPAQTQNTTAVHLPAPTTTLIETQQQTQPQQQQQQQQHPQQPVRRNMGGRRPTRTIGMTPEEEERRQIRRERNKMAAARCRKRRMDHTNALLEETEGLEQKKQSLQEEIDQLKQVKEELEFILEAHRTVCRRSLRPSSPLDIKPVIKADLAVEDQFAAESVKGDTTVAAARPNRPNSLPVGLDNNNRLNSLTMFVEPKERPDTLAFKTVETPSFMKPSMDVAGMPITTPTSGIPFNFESLMEGGTGLTPVSTPLIPSCSTQQRSNLSAVDLSSPDANPPKLVSL
- the LOC105197939 gene encoding transcription factor kayak isoform X2, with the translated sequence MKLDVSDVLYDSSSVSSDSGASQSSRVSHDFLSSIANAAVLPNNLVSLDGLHSGVPTRTTPTLTPTTLRSIEQTFLELTSESASHSREAGFVPPLVEPSQPTPAQTQNTTAVHLPAPTTTLIETQQQTQPQQQQQQQQHPQQPVRRNMGGRRPTRTIGMTPEEEERRQIRRERNKMAAARCRKRRMDHTNALLEETEGLEQKKQSLQEEIDQLKQVKEELEFILEAHRTVCRRSLRPSSPLDIKPVIKADLAVEDQFAAESVKGDTTVAAARPNRPNSLPVGLDNNNRLNSLTMFVEPKERPDTLAFKTVETPSFMKPSMDVAGMPITTPTSGIPFNFESLMEGGTGLTPVSTPLIPSCSTQQRSNLSAVDLSSPDANPPKLVSL